The following proteins are co-located in the Thermus albus genome:
- a CDS encoding class II aldolase/adducin family protein produces MWEYLIHGEPSPNIQALLEGLGEALEALGFRYNPKSEAPNLVLNAISPENPRPYRRRAQATFVASVLELPAFPQDPLKDLYPFLVRALSNVLLAYVPSQGVKFLTLELGHYDEPNGEGFFARVAARLRPIACSRLVINNVFHTDLEPELWQGDELTESMYRAGKKLKEWDLLPAPFPIEEILSPEDLRHVKRLYGIGGLSYGNLSVRKDERRFWMSASGVDKANLKEIGRDILMVKDYDPEQNAILLSVPPHVEPRRVSVDAIEHWMIYREHPGVGAILHVHAWMAGVPATSFNYPCGTYELAQAVAEKVREAPDPTRAVVGLKNHGLTITGRSLDEIMERIEGRLIRTVPMS; encoded by the coding sequence ATGTGGGAGTACCTGATCCACGGCGAGCCTTCCCCCAACATCCAAGCCCTTCTAGAGGGTCTTGGGGAGGCCCTGGAAGCCCTGGGTTTTCGCTACAACCCGAAATCCGAGGCCCCCAATCTGGTGCTGAACGCCATTTCCCCGGAGAACCCTCGCCCCTACCGGCGAAGGGCCCAGGCCACCTTTGTGGCCTCGGTGCTGGAGCTTCCCGCTTTCCCCCAAGACCCTCTGAAAGACCTCTACCCTTTCCTGGTCCGTGCCCTCTCCAACGTTCTCCTGGCCTACGTGCCCAGCCAAGGGGTCAAGTTCCTCACCCTGGAGCTAGGCCACTACGATGAGCCCAACGGCGAGGGGTTTTTTGCGCGGGTGGCCGCGCGTCTAAGGCCCATCGCCTGTAGCCGCCTGGTCATCAACAACGTCTTCCACACCGACCTGGAGCCCGAACTCTGGCAAGGGGATGAACTTACGGAAAGCATGTACCGGGCGGGGAAAAAACTCAAGGAGTGGGACCTTCTTCCCGCCCCCTTCCCCATTGAGGAAATCCTTTCCCCCGAGGACCTCCGCCACGTGAAGCGCCTCTACGGTATCGGCGGGCTTTCCTACGGCAACCTCTCCGTACGCAAGGACGAGCGCCGCTTCTGGATGTCGGCAAGCGGCGTGGACAAGGCCAACCTCAAGGAGATCGGCCGCGACATCCTCATGGTGAAGGACTACGACCCCGAGCAAAACGCCATCCTCCTCTCCGTGCCTCCCCACGTGGAACCCAGGCGCGTGAGCGTGGACGCCATTGAGCACTGGATGATCTACCGGGAGCACCCGGGGGTGGGGGCCATCCTGCACGTGCACGCCTGGATGGCAGGGGTGCCCGCCACCTCCTTCAACTACCCCTGCGGCACCTACGAGCTGGCCCAGGCGGTGGCGGAGAAGGTGCGGGAGGCCCCTGACCCCACCCGGGCGGTGGTGGGTCTCAAAAACCACGGCCTCACCATCACCGGGCGGAGCCTGGACGAGATCATGGAAAGGATCGAGGGCAGGCTCATCCGCACCGTGCCCATGTCATGA
- a CDS encoding P1 family peptidase has product MAEALWGKGALLSGIRIGHFTDLEALTGATVVLVEEGAVGAVDVRGAAPGTRETDLLLPENTVERVHAVLLTGGSAFGLRAADGVVRYLAERKRGFPTPGGVVPIVPAAVLYDLGRGKVHRPPGTEAGYQAALAAGEVVEEGGVGAGTGAVAGGVKGGVGLAGYLLEEGYRVMALVAVNSLGRPFDPLTGRLYGEDLLAEGERALLPDRSRYRGNPEDYRFPFLLGQNTTLAVVATDAPLSKAQARRLAIMAQDGIARAIRPAHTPFDGDVVFALALGEGKGVDPYTLLRLGAHAADAVARAIARAVLLSGSAPGIPAYRELVA; this is encoded by the coding sequence ATGGCGGAAGCCTTGTGGGGCAAAGGGGCCCTTCTTTCGGGGATTCGGATAGGGCATTTCACCGACCTCGAGGCCCTGACCGGCGCCACCGTGGTCCTGGTGGAGGAAGGGGCGGTAGGGGCGGTGGACGTGCGGGGGGCAGCCCCCGGCACCCGGGAGACGGACCTTCTCCTGCCGGAAAACACCGTGGAAAGGGTGCATGCCGTCCTCCTCACCGGGGGAAGCGCCTTTGGCCTGAGGGCGGCGGATGGGGTCGTGCGCTACCTGGCGGAAAGGAAAAGGGGCTTTCCCACCCCGGGGGGCGTGGTGCCCATCGTGCCTGCCGCGGTCCTCTACGACCTGGGCCGGGGAAAAGTCCACCGCCCGCCGGGGACGGAAGCCGGCTACCAGGCGGCCCTGGCTGCGGGGGAAGTGGTGGAGGAAGGGGGCGTGGGAGCGGGCACCGGGGCCGTGGCGGGCGGGGTAAAGGGCGGGGTGGGTCTAGCGGGGTACCTTCTGGAAGAGGGCTACCGGGTCATGGCCCTGGTGGCGGTGAACAGCCTGGGCCGTCCTTTTGACCCTCTTACGGGAAGGCTTTACGGGGAAGACCTTTTGGCGGAAGGGGAGAGGGCCTTGCTCCCGGATCGTTCCCGTTACCGGGGAAACCCGGAGGACTACCGCTTTCCCTTTCTCCTCGGCCAGAACACCACCTTGGCGGTGGTGGCCACGGACGCTCCCCTAAGCAAGGCCCAGGCCAGGAGGCTTGCCATCATGGCCCAGGACGGGATCGCCAGGGCTATTCGCCCTGCGCACACCCCCTTTGACGGAGACGTGGTCTTCGCCTTGGCCTTGGGGGAAGGGAAAGGAGTGGACCCTTACACCCTTTTGCGCCTGGGGGCCCACGCCGCCGATGCCGTAGCCCGGGCCATCGCCCGGGCGGTGCTCCTTTCGGGAAGCGCACCGGGGATACCCGCTTACCGGGAACTCGTGGCTTGA